One part of the Maridesulfovibrio sp. genome encodes these proteins:
- the rpsL gene encoding 30S ribosomal protein S12 encodes MPTINQLIRKGREKQLKRKKTPALQACPQRRGVCTRVYTTTPKKPNSALRKVARVRLTNAIEVTAYIGGEGHNLQEHSVVLIRGGRVKDLPGVRYHIVRGSLDTAGVADRRQGRSKYGAKRPK; translated from the coding sequence ATGCCAACCATCAATCAGCTTATAAGAAAAGGGCGTGAAAAGCAGCTCAAGCGTAAGAAAACTCCTGCGCTTCAGGCCTGCCCCCAGCGCCGTGGCGTGTGCACCCGTGTGTACACCACCACCCCTAAAAAGCCTAACTCCGCACTGCGTAAGGTCGCTCGTGTGCGTTTGACTAATGCCATCGAAGTTACTGCGTACATCGGTGGTGAAGGTCATAACCTTCAGGAACACTCCGTGGTTCTTATCCGTGGTGGTCGTGTAAAAGACTTACCTGGTGTTCGTTACCACATCGTTCGCGGCTCTCTCGACACCGCTGGTGTTGCAGATCGTCGTCAGGGTCGTTCCAAGTACGGCGCAAAGCGTCCTAAATAG
- the rplC gene encoding 50S ribosomal protein L3 — translation MAKTIGLLGKKLGMTRVFADDGSIVPVTVLEVGPCPVMQVKTEDKEGYNAIQLGYDALPERKVNKPAKGHQEKAGKGYFRHLREFPLESVADYELGQEISVDIFSAGEKVKVTGTSKGKGFQGVMKRWNFAGSRASHGAEKVHRSPGSIGHATFPGKVFKGKKMPGQMGNERVTVSNIEIVDVRTDENVLVVKGQVPGPKNGLVMIRKTS, via the coding sequence ATGGCAAAAACTATCGGTTTACTCGGTAAAAAACTGGGCATGACCCGCGTCTTCGCTGACGACGGTTCCATCGTGCCCGTCACTGTTCTTGAAGTAGGTCCTTGTCCTGTTATGCAGGTTAAGACTGAAGATAAGGAAGGCTACAACGCCATCCAGCTCGGCTACGACGCTCTTCCCGAGCGCAAGGTTAATAAGCCCGCAAAAGGTCATCAGGAAAAAGCCGGCAAAGGCTACTTTCGTCACCTTCGCGAGTTCCCCCTTGAGTCTGTAGCTGACTACGAACTGGGCCAGGAAATCTCCGTGGACATCTTTTCCGCAGGTGAGAAGGTCAAAGTGACCGGCACCTCTAAAGGTAAAGGTTTCCAGGGCGTAATGAAGCGTTGGAACTTTGCTGGTTCCCGTGCTTCCCACGGTGCAGAAAAGGTACACCGTTCTCCTGGTTCCATCGGCCACGCTACTTTCCCTGGCAAAGTATTCAAAGGCAAAAAAATGCCCGGTCAGATGGGTAATGAGCGCGTTACTGTTTCTAACATCGAAATCGTAGACGTTCGCACCGATGAAAACGTTCTCGTGGTAAAGGGACAGGTTCCCGGTCCTAAGAACGGTCTGGTGATGATCCGCAAGACCAGCTAG
- the rplD gene encoding 50S ribosomal protein L4 — MATITIYDQTKKEVGSMDLAPEVFEVPVKPEILHLVVRSQLAAKRQGTHATKTRGMKRGGGAKPWRQKGTGRARSGSTRSPLWRGGGTTFGPQPRDYSFKVNKKVRRLALRMALTSRFSEEKLMIVKSIDLPEIKTKLFVEVAEALGLNKALVIVKDADNKLLLSARNIPGIKLISADQLNVYDILKHRQIVMLENAAQDLQERLK; from the coding sequence ATGGCTACCATTACTATATATGATCAAACTAAAAAGGAAGTAGGGAGCATGGATCTTGCTCCGGAAGTTTTCGAAGTTCCGGTCAAACCCGAAATCCTGCATCTCGTAGTACGTTCCCAGCTTGCAGCCAAACGTCAGGGTACTCATGCCACTAAAACTCGTGGTATGAAACGTGGCGGTGGTGCTAAGCCTTGGCGCCAGAAAGGCACCGGTCGTGCTCGTTCAGGCTCCACCCGTTCACCCCTGTGGCGTGGCGGTGGAACTACTTTCGGTCCCCAGCCCCGCGACTACTCCTTCAAGGTAAATAAAAAGGTCCGCCGTCTGGCTCTCAGAATGGCTCTGACTTCCCGTTTCAGCGAAGAAAAGCTGATGATTGTAAAGTCTATCGACCTTCCAGAGATCAAGACCAAGCTCTTCGTAGAAGTAGCTGAAGCTCTCGGTCTGAATAAAGCCTTGGTTATCGTCAAGGACGCTGATAATAAACTCCTCCTTTCTGCGAGGAACATCCCTGGCATCAAGCTTATATCTGCCGATCAGCTGAATGTTTATGATATTCTTAAACATCGCCAGATTGTAATGCTTGAGAACGCAGCACAGGATCTGCAGGAGAGGTTAAAATAG
- the rpsJ gene encoding 30S ribosomal protein S10: MVSMTSDRIRIKLKAYDYRILDKAVTEIVDTARNTGAAIAGPIPLPTQISRTTIQRSVHVDKKSREQFEMRIHKRLLDILEPTQQTVDALGKLSLPAGVDVEIKL, encoded by the coding sequence ATGGTTTCTATGACTAGTGATCGTATCAGGATCAAGCTCAAGGCTTACGACTACCGTATCCTTGATAAAGCAGTTACTGAGATTGTGGATACTGCCCGCAATACTGGAGCTGCTATCGCAGGACCCATCCCGCTGCCCACACAGATCAGCCGTACTACCATTCAGCGTTCTGTACACGTAGACAAAAAGTCTCGTGAGCAGTTTGAGATGAGAATCCACAAGCGTCTGCTTGACATTCTTGAACCCACCCAGCAGACCGTTGACGCACTTGGCAAGCTCAGCCTGCCCGCTGGTGTTGACGTTGAAATCAAGCTGTAA
- the rplW gene encoding 50S ribosomal protein L23, whose protein sequence is MDYTQILIKPVISEKATDIKEASNQVAFYVLPSANKTEVKKAVESAFDVKVDFVRIVRKRPGLRRKFGRVVGKLSGYKKAYVKLSAGEKIEFFEGV, encoded by the coding sequence ATGGACTATACTCAGATTCTTATCAAACCGGTCATTTCGGAAAAGGCCACTGACATTAAAGAGGCTTCCAATCAGGTTGCTTTTTATGTGCTGCCTTCTGCCAACAAGACTGAAGTCAAAAAAGCAGTTGAATCTGCTTTTGACGTAAAGGTTGATTTCGTACGAATTGTACGTAAAAGACCTGGTCTGCGCAGAAAGTTCGGCCGTGTTGTCGGTAAATTGTCCGGCTACAAGAAAGCATACGTAAAGCTTTCCGCGGGCGAAAAAATCGAATTCTTCGAAGGAGTTTAA
- the rpsG gene encoding 30S ribosomal protein S7: MPRKGPVPKRQILPDPVYGSQLATKFMNRLMYDGKKSVSENIFYQALEFLGDKTQEDPIKAFEKALENVKPHVEVKSRRVGGATYQVPVEVRPERQVSLAIRWLINFARSRGEKGMVARLSGEFLDAYNKRGGAVKKKEDTHRMAEANKAFAHYRW; the protein is encoded by the coding sequence ATGCCTCGTAAAGGTCCGGTACCCAAAAGACAGATTCTTCCTGATCCGGTATACGGTTCTCAGCTCGCTACCAAGTTCATGAACAGACTCATGTACGACGGTAAGAAGAGTGTGTCTGAAAATATATTCTACCAAGCTCTTGAATTCCTCGGCGATAAAACCCAGGAAGATCCGATCAAGGCTTTTGAAAAGGCTTTGGAAAACGTCAAGCCTCATGTTGAAGTTAAGTCTCGCCGCGTTGGTGGTGCAACTTATCAGGTTCCCGTTGAAGTTCGCCCTGAGCGTCAGGTTTCTTTGGCTATTAGATGGCTGATTAACTTTGCGCGTTCCAGAGGCGAGAAGGGCATGGTTGCCCGTCTTAGCGGTGAGTTCCTCGATGCTTACAACAAGCGCGGCGGAGCTGTGAAGAAAAAGGAAGACACCCATCGTATGGCCGAAGCCAACAAGGCTTTTGCTCACTACCGTTGGTAA
- the fusA gene encoding elongation factor G, whose translation MARKVARDKQRNIGIMAHIDAGKTTTTERILFYTGVSHKIGEVHDGEATMDWMVQEQERGITITSAATTCMWKDHRINIIDTPGHVDFTMEVERALRVLDGAVAVFDAVAGVEPQSETVWRQADRYKVPRMAFVNKMDRIGADFFRCVEMLKDRLGAKAVPLQIPIGAEDEYLGAVDLITGKAFIYSDDMGKDYSIEEIPADLMDQYEAMRLEMIEAIAEEDEELLDKYLGGEELSPEEIIKGIRAATISLTICPVLCGTAFKNKGVQPLLDAVVDYLPSPLDIAAIVGIEPGTEKQIECPCDDDIPLAALSFKLMTDPFVGHLTFLRLYSGKIESGATFINGATGKKERIGRLLKMHANKREEIKEAFAGDIVAAVGLKNMATGDTLCEQKNPVVLESLDIPEPVIEVAIEPKTKADRDLLSQGLAKLAKEDPSFRVKGDEETGQTLIAGMGELHLEVIVDRLLREFNVNANVGAPRVAYRETITKKVEVDHKYAKQSGGRGQYGHVVISIEPNTESEYEFVDEIKGGVIPKEYIPAVDRGIHDAMKNGVIAGFPLVDIKATLTFGSYHDVDSSEQAFYIAGSMALKEAVKKAAPQLLEPIMSVEVVTPEEYLGDVMGDLNGRRGRVGSMEARANAQVVKCDVPLSEMFGYATDLRSKTQGRATFTMQFDHYEPVPASIAEELINKN comes from the coding sequence GTGGCTAGAAAGGTTGCTAGAGATAAACAGCGTAACATTGGTATCATGGCCCACATTGATGCGGGTAAGACTACCACTACTGAGCGCATTCTTTTCTATACTGGTGTTTCTCATAAAATCGGTGAAGTTCATGATGGCGAAGCCACCATGGACTGGATGGTCCAGGAACAGGAACGCGGTATCACTATTACCAGTGCTGCCACTACCTGTATGTGGAAGGATCACCGTATTAACATTATTGATACTCCCGGTCACGTTGACTTCACAATGGAAGTTGAGCGTGCACTGCGCGTACTTGACGGCGCTGTAGCCGTTTTCGACGCAGTAGCCGGTGTTGAGCCTCAGTCTGAAACCGTATGGCGTCAGGCTGACAGATATAAAGTTCCCCGTATGGCTTTCGTCAACAAGATGGACCGCATCGGAGCAGATTTCTTCCGTTGTGTCGAAATGCTCAAGGATCGTCTTGGCGCTAAAGCTGTTCCTCTTCAGATCCCCATCGGAGCTGAAGATGAGTATCTGGGTGCTGTTGACCTTATCACTGGTAAGGCCTTCATTTATAGTGACGACATGGGTAAGGATTACTCCATTGAGGAAATTCCTGCTGACCTCATGGATCAGTATGAAGCCATGCGCCTTGAAATGATTGAAGCTATTGCTGAAGAAGATGAAGAACTCCTTGATAAATATCTCGGTGGTGAAGAACTTTCCCCCGAAGAAATCATCAAGGGCATCCGTGCAGCTACCATCAGCCTGACCATCTGCCCTGTTCTTTGCGGTACTGCTTTCAAGAACAAAGGTGTTCAGCCCCTGCTTGACGCTGTTGTTGATTATCTTCCTTCTCCTTTGGATATCGCTGCTATCGTTGGTATTGAGCCCGGCACTGAGAAGCAAATTGAGTGCCCTTGTGATGATGATATTCCTCTGGCAGCTCTTTCCTTCAAGCTCATGACCGACCCCTTCGTTGGACACCTTACCTTTCTGCGCCTGTACTCCGGTAAAATTGAATCCGGTGCTACTTTTATTAACGGCGCAACCGGTAAGAAAGAACGTATTGGTCGTCTGCTCAAGATGCACGCTAACAAGCGTGAGGAAATCAAGGAAGCATTTGCTGGTGACATCGTAGCTGCTGTTGGTCTTAAAAACATGGCTACCGGTGACACTCTCTGCGAACAGAAGAACCCGGTTGTTCTTGAGTCCCTCGATATTCCTGAACCGGTTATCGAAGTTGCTATTGAGCCCAAGACCAAGGCTGACCGCGATCTGCTTAGTCAGGGCCTCGCTAAACTCGCTAAAGAAGACCCCTCTTTTCGCGTCAAAGGTGACGAAGAAACAGGTCAGACTCTTATCGCAGGTATGGGCGAACTTCATCTTGAAGTTATCGTCGACCGTTTGCTCCGCGAGTTTAATGTTAACGCAAACGTTGGTGCTCCCCGTGTAGCTTACCGTGAAACTATCACCAAAAAGGTTGAAGTTGATCATAAGTATGCTAAACAGTCCGGTGGTCGTGGTCAGTACGGTCACGTTGTGATTAGCATTGAGCCTAACACAGAAAGTGAATATGAATTCGTCGACGAAATTAAAGGCGGCGTAATTCCGAAAGAATACATTCCCGCAGTTGACCGCGGTATTCACGACGCTATGAAGAACGGTGTTATCGCCGGCTTCCCGCTCGTAGATATCAAAGCAACTCTTACCTTTGGTTCCTACCACGATGTTGACTCCTCTGAGCAGGCATTCTACATCGCTGGTTCTATGGCACTGAAAGAAGCGGTTAAAAAAGCAGCTCCTCAGCTGCTCGAGCCCATCATGTCTGTTGAGGTTGTTACTCCTGAAGAGTACCTCGGCGATGTTATGGGTGACCTCAATGGTCGTCGTGGCCGTGTAGGCTCCATGGAAGCCCGTGCTAACGCACAGGTTGTTAAATGTGACGTACCCCTTAGCGAGATGTTCGGTTACGCAACCGATCTCCGCTCCAAGACTCAGGGCCGCGCAACATTTACTATGCAGTTCGACCATTATGAGCCTGTTCCCGCTTCCATTGCTGAAGAGCTGATCAACAAAAATTAA